In the Quercus lobata isolate SW786 chromosome 5, ValleyOak3.0 Primary Assembly, whole genome shotgun sequence genome, one interval contains:
- the LOC115989138 gene encoding 1-aminocyclopropane-1-carboxylate synthase 6-like, whose protein sequence is MVSKNQQNLLSKMATGNGHGENSPNFDGWKAFEDDPFHPTDNPHGVIQMGLAENQLSFDLVEEWLMKNPEASICTLEGVNYFRDIAIFQDYHGLTKFRNAVANFMEKVRGN, encoded by the exons atggTGAGCAAAAATCAACAGAACTTGTTGTCAAAGATGGCAACTGGCAATGGTCATGGTGAAAATTCTCCAAACTTTGATGGATGGAAGGCTTTTGAGGATGATCCATTTCATCCTACTGATAATCCTCACGGGGTTATCCAAATGGGCCTAGCAGAAAATCAG CTTTCTTTTGATTTGGTTGAAGAGTGGCTAATGAAAAACCCAGAAGCCTCCATTTGCACACTTGAAGGAGTAAATTACTTCAGAGACATAGCTATCTTTCAGGATTATCATGGCTTGACAAAGTTCAGAAAT GCTGTGGCCAATTTTATGGAGAAAGTAAGAGGAAATTGA